TCAAATGACAAGCGAGGAAAAAGATGAAAATTATATCAACCCAAGAGCTACGCTCACTAATAGAAAAGAATAACGTGAAAATAATCGATGTGCGTCCCGTGGATGCCTACAATGGATGGCAGTTACAGAGAGAAAAACGTGGCGGACACATCAAAGGGGCAAAATCATTGTCGGACAAGTGGACAGACTATCCGAACTGGATCGATATTGTTCGCCAAAAAAACATTTCACTTGATGATGAATTGGTGATCTACGGCTATACAAGCGAAGGAACGCAAAACGTGGCAAAAATGTTTCAAAAGTCAGGTTATAATAATATCTCTGTGTATGATTCGTTTTTATCTGAATGGGTGATGAACGAAGAATTGCCCATGGACTACCTTCCGAATTACAAAAATCTGGTTCCGGCCGAATGGGTGAAACAGCTCATTTCAGGTGCAAGGCCGCAACATTACAACAATGATAAATATATAATTGTCCATGCCCATTATCGCAACCGCGACGCCTATTTGAGCGGACATATACCCGGCGCTGTAGACATGGACACACTGGCGCTGGAAGCCCCCGAAACATGGAACCGCCGCTCCCCGGAAGAACTCAAGGCTGCCCTCGAAGCGCATGGTATCACTGCCAACACCACCGTGGTCCTATACGGAAAATTCATGTTCCCGGATAATAACGATGAATTTCCTGGCAGAGCGGCTGGCAATATCGGCGCGATCCGTTGTGCCTTGATCATGATGTATGCCGGGGTAAAAGATGTCAGGATCATCAACGGAGGATTTCAATCATGGCATGACGCAGGATATCAAGTGGATACCGATGATTTGCCGAAAAAACCGATTGCCGATTTTGGGGCAATAATTCCACAACATCCTGAATTGATCGTGGATATTGACGAAGCCAAACTAATGCTGAAGGCCACTGATGCAGAATTGGTTTGCGTGCGCAGCTATCCCGAATACACTGGCGCGGTCAGCGGATATAATTATATCAAAGTTAAAGGCCATATACCAGGAGCGATATTTGCAGATTGCGGAAGCGATGCCTATCATATGCAAAACTACCGCAATGTTGACAACACCATCCGTGAGTTTCATGAAATCGACCAAATATGGAGTAATTTAGGAGTCACTCCCGACAAACACCTGGCATTTTACTGTGGAACAGGTTGGCGGGGCAGCGAAGCCTGGTTCAATGCGTGGTTGATGGGTTGGCCCAGGATTTCCGTTTTCGATGGAGGTTGGTTTGAGTGGAGCAATGATCCTACGAATCCGATCGAAACAGAAATACCACAGAAATATTTGCGGTAGATCCATGCTTAATTATGCTGCTATTATAATAGGTTCGGGACAAGCTGGCACACCGTTGGCTTTTAAATATGCCTTAAACAAAAAGAAAGTGGCTTTTATCGAAAAAAAGCATTTTGGAGGGACTTGCCTGAATGTTGGATGCACTCCAACCAAGGCATATGTGGCAAGCGCTAAAAGGGCTTTTGATATCCAGCGTGCTGAAACACTTGGCATTGGCGTACCCACAGATTCAAAAGCGAATCTCGATAAGATCAAAGCACGCAAGGACGCGCTCATCCAAAAATCGGTTAACGGGCTTGCTTCATCACTTGAAGGGAGCCAATACATTGATGTTTATAAAGGTGAAGCACGGTTTGGCGGCCCCAAGGTTGTTGAAGTGAACGGCAAATCGCTTACTGCTGAAAATATATTCATCGATGTGGGCGCAAGGGCCAGAATCCCTGAAGGTTTTGAAAATGTAGATTACCTGACCAATGAAGATATTTTGGGACTTACGGAAATCCCTGAACATCTTTTGATCGTGGGCGGAAGTTACATAGGCCTCGAGTTTGGACAAATGTTCAGGCGTTTTGGGAGCAGAGTCACCATAATTGAAAAAAACGACCGTTTGATAGCATATGAAGATGAAGATGTTTCGGAAACCATCCAGGAGATCCTCGAGGAAGAGGGCATCGAATTCAGGTTCAATTCTGACTGCATTGGGGCATCTCAATCCGCGCCAGGGCATATTAAGGTTAAAACGGACTGCGATGGCGCTGGGGATGAAATTTTAGGAACGCATCTTTTGCTTGCTGTAGGACGCGTACCCAATACTGATCTACTGAATCTGGAAGCTGCGGGCATCAAAACCAACGCCAGAGGCTATATAGTGGTGGATGATCGCCTGCAAACCAATATCGAAGGTGTTTACGCTTTGGGCGATTGCAACGGGAAAGGCGCGTTCACGCATACTGCCTATAATGATTATCAAATTGTTTCAGCAAATATACTTGAAAACGGAAACCGGAAAGTGACTGACCGAATTCAAACCTACGCATTGTTTATCGACCCACCCCTGGGACGGGCAGGCATGACCCTGGCCGCAGCCAAAATAGCCGGTAACAAGGTAAAAACAGCCGAGTATCAGATGGCAAACGTTGCCCGGGCCCGTGAAAAAGGAGAAACCAAAGGATTTATGCGCATCATCATCGATAGTGATACCGACAGAATTCTGGGTGCTTCAATCTTGGGTGTGGGTGGAGATGAGTCGATCGCAAGCATTTTGAATGTGATGTATGCCGATAAACCATACACGCTAATTCGTGACTCGGTGCATATCCATCCCACGGTTTCCGAGCTGATACCGACCATGCTGGAAAAAACGAAATATGAGTAAACCAAATTTGCTGGAACCATTTCCCGGTTTATCCTGTTTGCTGCCGATGGCTGGATGTTATGCCCTTTCCTCGCACTTTTCCTTGGTTGGAGTTCCCAAGGCGGATATCCTGATCAATGGTTTTGTATATGATGCATTGTAAAGAGAACCTCGAGATTTGCAGTGACCAAATAGTAATTGAAGACTACCTTCAAGAGCTTGATATAAGTACCATTAGAAATGATATTATCTTGGGATTGTCGGCACAAGACAAGCACATTTCCAGTAAATATTTCTATGATGAAAAGGGCTCTGCATTATTTGAGAAAATAACCCTGTTACCCGAGTATTATCCAGCACATTGCGAAAAGGAGATCCTTCGAAAATTGGACATCAGCTTTATTCCCGATTTCAAGGATTTGAACATCTGGGAGCTGGGCAGTGGAGACCATACCAAAATATCATTGATAATTGATCGTATCCCCGTGCGCCACCAAAATTCCCTAATCTATCATCCCGTTGACATCAGTAGATCAGCTATGCAGCTTGCTGCAATCAAACTGCTTGAAATATATCCGGATATCAGGATCTGCGGTATTGTCGCTGATTTTATGCACCAGTTGGACGTAATATCTCATGGAAGTAATTGCCTTTTATGTTTTTTGGGTGGCACAATTGGCAATTTTACCTTACAAGAAAGGTCGGATTTTCTAGCTAACATGCATCATATCATGAACGATGGCGATTTTTTTCTGCTGGGTGTCGATACCGTTAAAAGCCGGCAGGTGCTTTATGATGCTTATAACGACAAACAGGGCATAACCGCTGCTTTCAATCTCAATATTCTAAACGTTGTCAACACACTGTGCAAGACTGATTTCAACTCGGAGGATTTCGAACATATCGCTTTATTCAATGAAGATAAAAAACGAATTGAGATGTATCTTGAAGCGCGGACTGACATTTTGGTAAAAAGCCCTTTTACACCGAACGAAATCAAGATTAGAAAAGGGGAGCGAATCCACACCGAGAATTCCCATAAATTCGATGATGAGATGATTATGCAAATGGTTGAGACCTCCGGATTTCGTGTTTCAAAGGTTTTTAGCGATGATAACGCCTGGTTTAAAGTGATCCTATTCCACAAGGCTTGAATTATCTTAATCCGAGAGGAGGCCAATGAACAGGCCCAAAGTAATTCTATATGTTTGTGCTTCAGTTGATGGGAGAATCACGTTTGGGCCCAACACCACCATGTTTGACATCTATAAACAGCCTGAGCTTTATCAAATGCTGATGAATGAGGAAGAGTGGAACAGCTTTTCCAAGGCGGTTTTTGCCCTTCACAAGCCTGACATGTATCTTGAGGGGAGCAACATGCTTGTGGCTGAATGCGAGGAACTGAAAGAGCTGCCCAAATACGGCGGCGGCATTAATGGCCTGTATGAGGATTTTTTCCCGCTGACATTGTGAACCGCCCGGGAAGGAAAACATGGACGGCTGTGGTTGACGGTAGAGGCAGGTTCAGGAATGGATACACGGCGAACACCGATGATCCGGAAACTTACATGGTCCACTTGACGGCTGAAACTGCTCCACCTGAATATCTGGCATTCTTGCGTTCCAGAAACATACCCTATCTTGTGGCAGGAAAAGGAAGGGTGGATCTTTCTGCAATGTTGCGCAAGGTAAAGGAAAAACTCAGGGTGGAAACAATCGTGACCAGCTCCGGTGGGCGTTTGAGCGGAGCTCTGATCAGGAGTTCCCTTTTGGACGAGGTTAACATTCTTCTCAGCCCAATTGTCATTGGCGGTTTTTCCACTCCAACCCTCTTTTCCTCCCCGGATCTTAGCTGGCCATCGATCATGCCAAACAAACTCGCCCTCATGGAAACCAAAACATTGATGAATGACAAGGTTTGGCTAAGGTACAAGGTGGTCTATGATTAAGAAAGGGCAACCACCTTGCTTGAAGCTTATCCGAATTGGCGGGGCTGAGCAGAAAATGCTTTACAAATAACCCTGTCCCAAAATGCTGGGTACAAAATTCATCTGGAGGATGAAATGCCACTTAAACCTGAGGCCAAAACGGCTATCATGGCAGAGTTTAAACTCCATGAATCAGACACCGGCTCGCCGGAAGTCCAGGTTGCCCTGCTGAGCAAGAGGATCAACGAGATCACCTTGCATCTGAAAGAGCATCCGAAGGACTTCAGTACCAGGCGCGGGCTGTTGAAACTGATCGGGCAGAGAAGGCGCCTTCTTGATTATCTGAAACGGAAAGACATTACCCGCTACCGTGAACTGATCAAGGCGCTGAACATCCGCAAATAATACTCCGCCAAGATACAATGGGGTGGATTCTTTCAATGCTATTGGCGGGATCCACCCTTCTTATTGAAACGCTCCGGAACATATCCGAAGCACGTAACGCCAACCCCTACGGGAGTTTGAGCAATACGCTAAAGAGGCGCCCTTAACGCTCTTCAGCCTATTGCTTCTTCTCCCGCAGCCAAACAAGGAGAAGAAAGTGCATAACTTCAACATCATCAAACGCGAGCTCGATTTCTGCGGCCGCAAACTCTATGTGGAAACCGGCAGAATGGCCAAACAGGCCAACGGCAGCGTTTTCATCCGTTACGGAGACAGCTCCATATTGGTCACCGCCACCATGAGCAAAGACCCTGTGGAAAACCAGAATTTCTTTCCCCTAACGGTGGATTATATCGAAAAGATGTATGCCAGCGGCAAGATCCCGGGCGGCTTTTTCAAGCGCGAAGCCCGGCCCACAACCGACGCCACCCTTTCCGCCCGCGTCATCGATCGCAGCATCCGCCCGCTCTTTCCGGATGGATTCCGCAACCAGGTGCACGTCGTATTGAACGTGCTTTCCTATGACGGAGAGAACGATCCCTCCGCCCTGGGCATCTTCGGAGCCTCTTTGGCCCTGACCCTGTCGGACATTCCGTTCAAGGGCCCGATCGCGGGAGTTACTGTCGGCCTGATCGACGATCAGATCGTGGTTAACCCCAATCAGACCGATTTGGATGAAATATCCAAGCTCAACCTATCCGTGGCGGCATCTTCAACTTCAGTGGTGATGATCGAATCCGCCGCCCAGGAAATCAGCGAAGAGATCATGCTCGATGCCGTCTACACCGGCCACGAAGAGATCAAGAAGCTCTGCGCCCTCCAAAACGACATGGCTGCCGAATGTGCCAAACCCAAGGTGGAAATTGACTTGATCGGTATCCCGGAAGAGATCATGGCCAGGGTGGAAACCGAATTCGGGACCAAGATCGCCGAAGCGGCAGTCATTCTGGGCAAACAGGAACGCCAGGACGCCTTCGACGCGGCCGAAGCCGAGATGCCGGAAAAGCATCAGGCCGAAGACGGGGATGCCTTTGAAGAGAACGAAAAGTGGTATAAAGAGGCTTTTGAAGAATTGATCCGCCGCTATGTGCGGGATTCGATCCTGAACAAGCACCACCGTGTCGACGGACGCGGTCTGGACGACATCCGCGAGATCACCTGCGAGATCGACGTGCTGCCAATCGTGCACGGCTCAGCCCTCTTCACCAGAGGCGAAACACAGTCCCTGGGCACCATCACCCTCGGCGGCGGCAGCGATGAACAGATCATTGACGGCCTCGAGGTTGAATACAAGAAGCATTTCTACCTGCACTACAATTTCCCGCCCTTCAGCGTGGGCGAAGCCGGCAGAATGGGACCCGTGGGACGCCGCGAACTGGGACACGGCAACCTTGCAGAGCGCGCCCTCACCTGCGTTTTGCCCGATAGGGAAGCCTTTCCCTACACCATGCGCATCGTCGCCGACACCCTGGAATCGAACGGTTCCTCGTCCATGGCCTCGATCTGCAGCGGCTGCCTGGCCATGATGGCTGCCGGCGTGCCGATCAAAGCTCCGGTTGCAGGAATTGCCAACGGACTGATCATGGAAGGCGAAAACTACGTGGTTCTGACCGATATCATGGGCCTGGAAGACCACCTGGGCGACATGGATTTCAAGTGCGCCGGCACCCGCGAAGGCATCACCGCCATGCAGATGGATATCAAGATCGAGGGCATCACCAAAGACATCATGCGCATAGCTCTTGAGAAGGCAAAATCTGCGCGATTCCGCATCCTGGACCTGATGCATGAATGCATTGCCGAACCCAGAGAGGAACTGGCACCCACAGCTCCGCGCATCGAAGCCTTCAAGGTACCCGTGGACAAGATCGGCGAGATCATCGGGCCGAGCGGTAAGATGATCAAATCAATCATTGAAGTCTGCCAGGTGGAGATCAACATCGAGGACGACGGAACGGTCCGCATCCTCTCTCCCAACAAAGATTCGATAATGAAAGCCAAGGAAATGATCAAAGGCATCGCCATCGATCCCGCGGTCGGTGAGGAATTTGAAGGTCCGGTGACCCGCATCGAGCCCTACGGCGTTTTCGTTAAGATCCTGAACGGCGCTAAGGAAGGCATGGTGCACGTTTCCCAGATGCATACCTCGCGCATCGGACATCCGGAGGATATGGTCAAGCTTGGCGATATCGTCCATGTCAAATCCCTGGGAATGGAAAAAGGCAAACTTTCCCTCACTATGAAAGGCGTCGCCGGAAATCCGGAGCCCGATCCCAACGCTCCCCAGCGTGAACGGGCACCCTACCGCCGCGACGACCGGGGCGGAGACCGTGACCGCCGTCCGCAGGGACGTGGTGGAGACCGTTTCCACAGGAGATAATCCAATCAAGAGTGCCGGATCTGGTTTTGTTTGACGGGATCCGGCACTTTGTTTATTATGTAAACCCAAACAGGAAGTAAGTTATGGAATACCAGATTGCCGATATCACTTTGGCCGGATTAGGCCGCAAAGAGATCGCGCTGGCCGAGATCGAGATGCCGGGATTGATGGCTTTGCGCAGGAAATACGGGAAAAGCAAGCCCCTGGGCCGGGCCCGGATCACCGGCAGTTTGCACATGACGATCCAAACGGCCGTCCTGATCGAAACCCTCATTGAACTGGGGGCCAGGGTCCGCTGGGCCAGCTGCAACATCTTTTCCACCCAGGACCAGGCTGCCGCCGCCATGGCTGAAATTGGCGTGCCTGTCTTTGCCTGGAAGGGCGAAACGCTCCAGGAATACTGGCAATGCACCCTCCAGGCCTTATCCTGGCCTGATGGCGGGCCCGACCTGATCGTTGACGACGGCGGAGACGCCACCCTGATGGTTCACGAGGGTTACCGGCTGGAAGAGGAATTTCTGGCCACTGGCATCCCGCCTGAAGCCACTGCCGACAGCGAAGAACTCCGTATCGTGCAAAGTCTCATCATTGCCGGGCTTAAAGACGATCCGCGGAAATGGCATCGCATGGCCGAAGCTTTACGCGGTGTCAGCGAGGAAACAACGACCGGGGTCAACCGGCTCTATCAGAAGCTGGCGGTGGGGGATCTGCTCTTTCCGGCGTTCAATGTGAACGACTCGGTCACCAAATCCAAATTTGACAACCTCTACGGCTGCCGCGAATCCTTGGCCGACGGCATCAAGCGCGGAACGGACATCATGGTGGCCGGCAAGGTCGTCATGGTTTGCGGCTACGGCGATGTGGGGA
The nucleotide sequence above comes from Candidatus Syntrophosphaera sp.. Encoded proteins:
- a CDS encoding thiosulfate sulfurtransferase, with amino-acid sequence MKIISTQELRSLIEKNNVKIIDVRPVDAYNGWQLQREKRGGHIKGAKSLSDKWTDYPNWIDIVRQKNISLDDELVIYGYTSEGTQNVAKMFQKSGYNNISVYDSFLSEWVMNEELPMDYLPNYKNLVPAEWVKQLISGARPQHYNNDKYIIVHAHYRNRDAYLSGHIPGAVDMDTLALEAPETWNRRSPEELKAALEAHGITANTTVVLYGKFMFPDNNDEFPGRAAGNIGAIRCALIMMYAGVKDVRIINGGFQSWHDAGYQVDTDDLPKKPIADFGAIIPQHPELIVDIDEAKLMLKATDAELVCVRSYPEYTGAVSGYNYIKVKGHIPGAIFADCGSDAYHMQNYRNVDNTIREFHEIDQIWSNLGVTPDKHLAFYCGTGWRGSEAWFNAWLMGWPRISVFDGGWFEWSNDPTNPIETEIPQKYLR
- a CDS encoding FAD-containing oxidoreductase, whose amino-acid sequence is MLNYAAIIIGSGQAGTPLAFKYALNKKKVAFIEKKHFGGTCLNVGCTPTKAYVASAKRAFDIQRAETLGIGVPTDSKANLDKIKARKDALIQKSVNGLASSLEGSQYIDVYKGEARFGGPKVVEVNGKSLTAENIFIDVGARARIPEGFENVDYLTNEDILGLTEIPEHLLIVGGSYIGLEFGQMFRRFGSRVTIIEKNDRLIAYEDEDVSETIQEILEEEGIEFRFNSDCIGASQSAPGHIKVKTDCDGAGDEILGTHLLLAVGRVPNTDLLNLEAAGIKTNARGYIVVDDRLQTNIEGVYALGDCNGKGAFTHTAYNDYQIVSANILENGNRKVTDRIQTYALFIDPPLGRAGMTLAAAKIAGNKVKTAEYQMANVARAREKGETKGFMRIIIDSDTDRILGASILGVGGDESIASILNVMYADKPYTLIRDSVHIHPTVSELIPTMLEKTKYE
- the egtD gene encoding L-histidine N(alpha)-methyltransferase; its protein translation is MVLYMMHCKENLEICSDQIVIEDYLQELDISTIRNDIILGLSAQDKHISSKYFYDEKGSALFEKITLLPEYYPAHCEKEILRKLDISFIPDFKDLNIWELGSGDHTKISLIIDRIPVRHQNSLIYHPVDISRSAMQLAAIKLLEIYPDIRICGIVADFMHQLDVISHGSNCLLCFLGGTIGNFTLQERSDFLANMHHIMNDGDFFLLGVDTVKSRQVLYDAYNDKQGITAAFNLNILNVVNTLCKTDFNSEDFEHIALFNEDKKRIEMYLEARTDILVKSPFTPNEIKIRKGERIHTENSHKFDDEMIMQMVETSGFRVSKVFSDDNAWFKVILFHKA
- a CDS encoding dihydrofolate reductase family protein; this encodes MVDGRGRFRNGYTANTDDPETYMVHLTAETAPPEYLAFLRSRNIPYLVAGKGRVDLSAMLRKVKEKLRVETIVTSSGGRLSGALIRSSLLDEVNILLSPIVIGGFSTPTLFSSPDLSWPSIMPNKLALMETKTLMNDKVWLRYKVVYD
- the rpsO gene encoding 30S ribosomal protein S15, which encodes MPLKPEAKTAIMAEFKLHESDTGSPEVQVALLSKRINEITLHLKEHPKDFSTRRGLLKLIGQRRRLLDYLKRKDITRYRELIKALNIRK
- a CDS encoding polyribonucleotide nucleotidyltransferase produces the protein MHNFNIIKRELDFCGRKLYVETGRMAKQANGSVFIRYGDSSILVTATMSKDPVENQNFFPLTVDYIEKMYASGKIPGGFFKREARPTTDATLSARVIDRSIRPLFPDGFRNQVHVVLNVLSYDGENDPSALGIFGASLALTLSDIPFKGPIAGVTVGLIDDQIVVNPNQTDLDEISKLNLSVAASSTSVVMIESAAQEISEEIMLDAVYTGHEEIKKLCALQNDMAAECAKPKVEIDLIGIPEEIMARVETEFGTKIAEAAVILGKQERQDAFDAAEAEMPEKHQAEDGDAFEENEKWYKEAFEELIRRYVRDSILNKHHRVDGRGLDDIREITCEIDVLPIVHGSALFTRGETQSLGTITLGGGSDEQIIDGLEVEYKKHFYLHYNFPPFSVGEAGRMGPVGRRELGHGNLAERALTCVLPDREAFPYTMRIVADTLESNGSSSMASICSGCLAMMAAGVPIKAPVAGIANGLIMEGENYVVLTDIMGLEDHLGDMDFKCAGTREGITAMQMDIKIEGITKDIMRIALEKAKSARFRILDLMHECIAEPREELAPTAPRIEAFKVPVDKIGEIIGPSGKMIKSIIEVCQVEINIEDDGTVRILSPNKDSIMKAKEMIKGIAIDPAVGEEFEGPVTRIEPYGVFVKILNGAKEGMVHVSQMHTSRIGHPEDMVKLGDIVHVKSLGMEKGKLSLTMKGVAGNPEPDPNAPQRERAPYRRDDRGGDRDRRPQGRGGDRFHRR
- the ahcY gene encoding adenosylhomocysteinase → MEYQIADITLAGLGRKEIALAEIEMPGLMALRRKYGKSKPLGRARITGSLHMTIQTAVLIETLIELGARVRWASCNIFSTQDQAAAAMAEIGVPVFAWKGETLQEYWQCTLQALSWPDGGPDLIVDDGGDATLMVHEGYRLEEEFLATGIPPEATADSEELRIVQSLIIAGLKDDPRKWHRMAEALRGVSEETTTGVNRLYQKLAVGDLLFPAFNVNDSVTKSKFDNLYGCRESLADGIKRGTDIMVAGKVVMVCGYGDVGKGCAQSMRGFGARVVVSEIDPICALQAAMEGFEVNTVDNMLDEADIYVTATGNCDVIRVDHLLKMKDHAIVCNIGHFDNEIQVDRLLAMEGVAKENIKPQVDKIHLPNGRAIILLSEGRLVNLGNATGHPSFVMSCSFSNQVLAQIELWQNPHEIGVYTLPKLLDEEVARLHLEKLGVELTHLSKHQAEYISVPIQGPYKPDHYRY